DNA from Gambusia affinis linkage group LG06, SWU_Gaff_1.0, whole genome shotgun sequence:
ttagattttattatcCGAATCAAAGCCTTCAAATCTTTTTCAGGACAATATTATCTCCTTGGAAACTAATAATGCCAATTATAGTTGAAAAAGACAGTAAGGTGAATTTTGACATTCTCATCTAAATGCTCTGCACTTTTGTTGGACATTAAATACAGCTGCCTGCACAAATCATGCACTTTAATCTGTTTATAATTTTCCTACTAGTCAGGCTTCTTGTATTTCTTATAAATTttgaatattctgttttttacttcattttaatttgctttgtaTCTAAAATTGAGCAGCTGGAAAACTAAATTAGTAAAGACTGGACGCATGTTGTGAACTTACTGAACATATATTGATGTGTAGTTGTAAACATTGCAGTCATGTTCCCTGGGTTTATGTTAGATTTATGCATCTTTTGTTTCAACAACCTGAATGACTACAAATGGAAAATCAGCCAGTGAGGTTAGTGTTCCTCCGCTTTGCACagtctgaatgaaaacattcaaacacaaagttaactatccttaaaatatttgtagatTTTAGTACTTTGATAATCATACAGAGGCATCATTTCGGTACAGTacatagatttatttaaatttacagaaaCCAGCAGATGTTTACATTTGCTCTTTACATataatatgcatttattttcctgttaCACATTCAGTgcaaaggggggaaaaaagcttgAGCATCATTCACCATTAAAAAGAGCCAACCCTCTTTTTCATCTTTAGGCctcatttggagaaaaaaaactaacactttAAGGTGTCAAGATGTCCGAGAAACATCAGCcactgtctgctgctgctgccaggtCAAGAATTTAACAGACCGATTAAGATCATCGCTGACAAGGCCGCCAGCATCAACACAGTGAGCTCCCGCATCTTCTCCTGACGGTACTCTTTCAgcctcttcttctgctcttcctCCATCTGCTTCCTCTTGACTCTTAGGTCCCTCTCCCTCTGAAGCTGCTCTCCGTAGTGAGCCTGGAAAAAGGCGTCAAAATCAAACATGGGCCGACCGCCGGTTTGGGAGAACGGCCTGGCTCTCTGCTGACgataatgctgctgctgggagcTTGTGGTTCTGCTCGATGCGTCTTTGGAGGACGGCTTCTCTGGGCTCTGCAGGTCAGACTGGCTCAGGATGCCTCGGTCATACTTCCTCCTCAGACTGATGTTGCTTAGGACGGTGTAAGCCTCGCTGATCTCGGCGAAGCGCTGCGTGGCTTCCTTGCTGCCCAGGTTCTTGTCAGGGTGGTATATGAAGGACTGCTTGTAGTAGGCCGTCTTGATCTGTGACTGTGTAGCACTGGGGGACACTCTGAGGATGTCGTAATAGGCGGTTTTACTCCTGTGCAGCAGAGGAGCCTCCTCTGACCACCTGCTGTAACTTCTAGCTGCTGCAGAGGCTTTATAGACACCAGGTAGAACCTTCAGGTGTGTCAGTGAAGCTCCGCTCCCTGATCTGTCATCTGCGAGGATGAGGAGGATAGTGCAGAAGGTTCTGAGCTGCTGAGGGGACCACCGGGTGTCGGGGTGGCTTGAAACAGCCCCACTGGTCCAGATGGGCTTCACGCATGAGAACAGCTTCTCCTGAAGGCGTCCGGTCGGGATCAGCAGGTTTGTTTTGGTGGCTGTTTGGCTCTTTCTGGGGTCCTGAAGCCAGAATAAACGAGCTAAATGTGTGTTCAAAGAAGTGCAGCCAAGAAAAGCCATTGTCCTCTGATGAGTTGCAGTTTGTCTTACTCTGTAAATTTTCTCAGAACTGCGCTGAGGTGCGCTTCCTTTTAATAGCTGGACACATTCTTCGGTATAGTGTCCCTGGATACAGGTGTCGTTTATTGGGAGAAGTCCGCTGGGTCTTATGGGACGCAGCGGGCGAGCTTGGCCGGTCACCAGTCGGTAGGCTCCAGTCCCGAGCCGCTGGCTGACCTCTGCCATTTTACCAACAACTAGCCGGTGAACGAAGACGGACAGCTTCCGGGTGTTGCAAGGCAACAAACCAATCAGGTGCAATGTTTACAGGAAGTATTTTAACTCATCTACCAATCAGATTCACAACAAAGATTTTCACGTATGCTGCACTAGAGGTAACTGTGACATTTCATCTGGATTGGAAAAAAGGTCTTTATAAACACAATGAATATTTCTTACCTTAGCTCAATGTCCCCACTTTAATTAGACTAGATAAACAAAATCTCTTAACCTAATGAAATGTACTTAGCATTTTGGCAGATTTAGAGTacgtttttttcccttttccctcTACTCGGTTTTGACTAAGTTGAAATACTGTCAATTTatggctttatttaaaaagaaacgcAATTCGTGATTTGTTCTCATACTTTACAGTCTACATGGAAATTCTAAAGTTGTGTAATTTGAAATGTGATTGTCAAAATTCCGAGGTGAAGCGAATGCATGAAAGTTTATTAACcagattaaactgaaaaataattaaaggttatttatattttttatattttcaaaatgaaaaatggatattttaaaataactgcc
Protein-coding regions in this window:
- the dnajc30b gene encoding dnaJ (Hsp40) homolog, subfamily C, member 30b is translated as MAEVSQRLGTGAYRLVTGQARPLRPIRPSGLLPINDTCIQGHYTEECVQLLKGSAPQRSSEKIYRDPRKSQTATKTNLLIPTGRLQEKLFSCVKPIWTSGAVSSHPDTRWSPQQLRTFCTILLILADDRSGSGASLTHLKVLPGVYKASAAARSYSRWSEEAPLLHRSKTAYYDILRVSPSATQSQIKTAYYKQSFIYHPDKNLGSKEATQRFAEISEAYTVLSNISLRRKYDRGILSQSDLQSPEKPSSKDASSRTTSSQQQHYRQQRARPFSQTGGRPMFDFDAFFQAHYGEQLQRERDLRVKRKQMEEEQKKRLKEYRQEKMRELTVLMLAALSAMILIGLLNS